In a genomic window of Streptococcus oralis:
- a CDS encoding ABC transporter substrate-binding protein/permease, producing the protein MKKLCLSILASLALTLGLVSQVQADEYLRIGMEAAYAPFNWTQDDDSNGAVKIDGTNQYANGYDVQIAKKIAKDLGKEPLVVKTKWEGLVPALTSGKIDMIIAGMSPTAERKQEIAFSSSYYTSEPVLLVKKDSAYANAKSLEDFSGAKITSQQGVYLYDLISQIPGAKKETAMGDFAQMRQALEAGVIDAYVSERPEAMTAESANAKFKMIQPQPGFKTGEEDTAIAIGLRKDDSRINQINASIETISKDEQVALMDRMIKEQPVESTTTEEESSFFSQVAKILSENWQQLLRGAGITLLISIIGTITGLLIGLAIGVFRTAPLSENKAMYALQKLVGWILNVYIEIFRGTPMIVQSMVIYYGTAQAFGINLDRTLAAIFIVSINTGAYMTEIVRGGILAVDKGQFEAATALGMTHNQTMRKIVLPQVIRNILPATGNEFVINIKDTSVLNVISVVELYFSGNTVATQTYQYFQTFTIIAVIYFVLTFTVTRILRFIERRMDMDTYTTGANQMQTEDLKK; encoded by the coding sequence ATGAAAAAATTATGCTTATCTATCCTTGCTAGCTTAGCCCTTACCTTAGGACTAGTTAGCCAAGTCCAAGCCGACGAATATTTACGCATCGGGATGGAGGCAGCTTACGCTCCCTTCAACTGGACCCAAGACGACGATAGTAACGGCGCCGTCAAAATCGACGGTACCAACCAATATGCCAACGGCTACGATGTTCAAATTGCTAAAAAGATTGCCAAAGACCTTGGCAAGGAACCTTTGGTTGTGAAAACCAAATGGGAAGGACTTGTTCCAGCCCTTACTTCTGGCAAAATCGATATGATCATTGCCGGTATGAGCCCAACCGCTGAACGCAAACAAGAAATTGCTTTTTCAAGCAGTTACTATACTAGCGAACCCGTTCTATTGGTAAAAAAGGACTCTGCCTATGCAAATGCCAAATCTTTGGAAGACTTTAGCGGAGCAAAAATCACGTCTCAACAAGGTGTTTATCTTTATGACTTGATTTCCCAAATTCCAGGTGCCAAAAAAGAAACAGCTATGGGCGACTTTGCTCAGATGCGTCAAGCTCTGGAGGCCGGTGTTATTGATGCCTATGTTTCTGAACGACCTGAAGCAATGACCGCTGAGTCTGCTAACGCTAAGTTCAAAATGATCCAACCTCAACCAGGTTTCAAAACTGGCGAAGAAGATACAGCTATTGCCATTGGACTTCGTAAAGATGACAGCCGTATCAACCAAATCAATGCGAGCATCGAAACCATCTCAAAGGATGAGCAAGTAGCCCTCATGGATCGTATGATCAAAGAGCAACCTGTGGAGTCTACAACAACAGAGGAAGAAAGTAGTTTCTTTAGCCAAGTCGCTAAGATACTTTCTGAAAACTGGCAACAACTCTTGCGTGGTGCTGGTATCACACTCTTAATCTCCATTATCGGAACCATCACAGGTCTCCTTATCGGACTTGCAATCGGGGTCTTCCGTACCGCTCCACTATCTGAGAACAAGGCAATGTACGCCCTACAGAAATTAGTCGGTTGGATTCTCAATGTCTATATCGAAATCTTCCGTGGTACACCGATGATTGTTCAATCTATGGTTATCTACTATGGAACTGCCCAAGCTTTCGGTATCAATCTTGACCGCACACTAGCTGCTATCTTCATCGTCTCAATCAACACGGGTGCCTACATGACAGAGATCGTTCGTGGTGGTATTCTAGCAGTTGACAAAGGACAGTTTGAAGCTGCAACTGCTCTCGGTATGACCCACAATCAAACCATGCGTAAGATTGTCCTACCTCAGGTTATCCGTAATATTCTACCTGCTACTGGTAATGAATTTGTCATCAATATCAAAGATACCTCTGTATTGAACGTTATTTCAGTTGTTGAGCTTTATTTCTCAGGAAATACTGTAGCAACACAAACCTATCAATACTTCCAGACCTTTACCATTATCGCCGTGATTTACTTTGTCCTCACCTTTACTGTGACCCGTATCCTACGCTTCATCGAACGTCGTATGGACATGGATACTTACACTACAGGTGCTAACCAAATGCAAACGGAGGATTTGAAAAAATGA
- a CDS encoding amino acid ABC transporter ATP-binding protein has translation MTQPILEIKHLKKSYGQNEVLKDISLTVHKGEVISIIGSSGSGKSTFLRSINLLETPTEGEILYRGENVLEKGYNLTHYREKLGMVFQSFNLFENLNVLENTIVAQTIVLKRDHSEAEKIAKENLEKVGMGERYWQAKPKQLSGGQKQRVAIARALSMNPDAILFDEPTSALDPEMVGEVLKIMQDLAQEGLTMIVVTHEMEFARDVSHRVIFMDKGVIAEEGKPEELFTNPKEERTKEFLQRYLS, from the coding sequence ATGACACAACCAATCCTTGAAATCAAACACCTCAAAAAATCCTATGGGCAAAACGAAGTGCTAAAAGATATTTCCCTCACCGTCCATAAAGGAGAGGTTATTTCCATCATCGGGAGCTCAGGAAGCGGAAAATCAACCTTCCTTCGTTCAATTAATTTACTCGAAACACCTACAGAGGGAGAGATTCTCTATCGAGGAGAAAATGTCTTAGAAAAAGGCTATAACCTCACCCATTATCGTGAAAAACTCGGTATGGTTTTCCAATCTTTCAATCTCTTTGAAAATCTGAATGTCCTCGAAAATACAATCGTCGCTCAGACGATTGTCCTTAAACGTGATCACTCTGAAGCCGAAAAAATTGCCAAAGAGAATCTCGAAAAAGTTGGCATGGGAGAACGTTACTGGCAAGCCAAGCCGAAGCAACTTTCAGGTGGGCAGAAACAACGCGTGGCTATCGCCCGCGCACTCTCCATGAATCCTGATGCCATTCTCTTCGATGAACCAACATCTGCCCTTGACCCAGAAATGGTCGGAGAAGTTCTCAAAATTATGCAAGATTTGGCTCAAGAAGGCTTGACCATGATCGTCGTAACCCACGAAATGGAATTCGCTCGCGATGTCTCTCACCGTGTCATCTTTATGGATAAGGGCGTCATTGCTGAAGAAGGCAAACCAGAAGAACTCTTCACGAACCCTAAAGAAGAACGAACAAAAGAATTTCTTCAACGTTATCTCAGCTAA
- a CDS encoding capsule biosynthesis transcriptional regulator, whose amino-acid sequence MAKSNFEKVEAVVGWVRDKKITGYRISKETNAREMSIIALAQGRAKVKNISFETALGLIDFYEKNHEKFED is encoded by the coding sequence ATGGCTAAGTCGAACTTTGAAAAAGTAGAAGCAGTTGTTGGCTGGGTTCGTGATAAGAAAATCACAGGCTACCGTATCTCTAAAGAAACGAATGCGCGTGAAATGTCTATCATTGCTCTAGCACAAGGACGCGCAAAAGTTAAAAATATTTCATTTGAAACAGCTCTTGGTTTAATCGATTTCTATGAAAAAAATCATGAAAAATTTGAAGATTAA
- a CDS encoding SPFH domain-containing protein: MVLQILLVLLFLVVIASVIMVSSVYVVRQQSVAIIERFGKYQKLSNSGIHLRAPFGIDRIAARVQLRLLQSEIVVETKTQDNVFVTMNVATQYRVNENNVTDAYYKLMRPEAQIKSYIEDALRSSVPKLTLDELFEKKDEIALEVQKQVAEEMSTYGYIIVKTLITKVEPDAEVKQSMNEINAAQRKRVAAQELAEADKIKIVTAAEAEAEKDRLHGVGIAEQRKAIVDGLADSIQELKGANVELTEEQIMSILLTNQYLDTLNNFADKEGNNTIFLPANPNGVEDIRTHILSALKAK; this comes from the coding sequence ATGGTTTTACAAATTTTACTTGTTTTATTGTTTTTAGTGGTAATTGCATCAGTGATTATGGTTAGTTCTGTGTATGTGGTTCGACAACAATCTGTCGCTATCATAGAACGCTTTGGTAAATACCAAAAATTGAGCAATAGTGGTATTCATTTACGAGCTCCTTTTGGGATTGATAGGATTGCAGCAAGAGTTCAACTACGCTTGTTGCAAAGTGAGATTGTTGTAGAGACAAAGACGCAAGATAATGTATTTGTAACGATGAATGTAGCAACTCAGTATCGAGTAAATGAAAACAATGTCACAGATGCCTATTATAAATTGATGCGTCCAGAAGCCCAGATCAAATCCTATATTGAAGATGCTTTGCGTTCATCAGTACCGAAGTTAACCCTAGATGAGTTGTTTGAGAAAAAAGATGAAATCGCCTTAGAAGTTCAAAAACAAGTAGCGGAAGAAATGTCTACATATGGGTATATCATTGTCAAAACGCTGATTACTAAGGTTGAACCTGATGCTGAAGTAAAACAATCAATGAATGAAATTAACGCGGCTCAACGTAAGAGAGTTGCGGCGCAAGAACTTGCTGAAGCAGATAAGATTAAAATCGTGACCGCAGCAGAAGCAGAAGCAGAAAAAGATCGCCTACATGGTGTAGGGATTGCAGAGCAGCGTAAAGCAATTGTTGACGGACTAGCTGATTCTATCCAAGAGTTAAAGGGAGCCAATGTTGAGCTAACTGAAGAACAAATCATGTCTATCCTATTAACGAACCAGTATTTAGATACGTTGAATAATTTTGCAGATAAAGAGGGTAATAATACAATCTTCCTACCAGCGAATCCTAATGGAGTCGAGGACATAAGAACTCATATATTATCGGCTTTAAAAGCCAAATAA
- the ilvA gene encoding threonine ammonia-lyase IlvA, whose product MLSATDVVKAHKVLSGVVVDTPLEYDHYLSEKYQAKIYLKKENAQRVRSFKIRGAYYAISQLSKEERERGVVCASAGNHAQGVAYTCNEMKIPATIFMPITTPQQKIGQVRFFGGEFVTIKLVGDTFDASAKAAQEFTLTENRTFIDPFDDAHVQAGQGTVAYEILEEARKESIDFDTVLVPVGGGGLIAGVSTYIKETNPTIEVIGVEANGARSMKAAFEAGGPVKLKEIDKFADGIAVQKVGQLTYEATRKNVETLIGVDEGLISETLIDLYSKQGIVAEPAGAASVAALEVLSDYIKGKTICCIISGGNNDINRMPEMEERALIYDGIKHYFVVNFPQRPGALREFVNDILGPNDDITRFEYIKRASKGTGPVLIGVALANKHDYAGLIHRMEKFDPSYINLNGNETLYNMLV is encoded by the coding sequence ATGCTAAGTGCAACAGATGTGGTGAAAGCCCACAAAGTTTTGAGTGGTGTAGTAGTTGATACACCACTAGAATATGATCATTATTTATCAGAAAAATACCAAGCAAAGATTTATCTCAAAAAGGAGAATGCGCAACGAGTTCGCTCTTTTAAAATTCGTGGAGCCTATTATGCCATTTCTCAACTATCAAAAGAAGAACGCGAGCGTGGTGTAGTCTGTGCCTCTGCGGGAAATCACGCTCAAGGTGTCGCCTATACTTGTAATGAGATGAAGATTCCTGCAACGATCTTTATGCCCATCACAACACCGCAACAAAAGATTGGGCAGGTTCGCTTTTTCGGTGGAGAGTTCGTGACAATCAAGTTGGTTGGGGATACATTTGATGCTTCTGCTAAGGCAGCACAAGAATTTACATTGACAGAAAACCGCACCTTCATCGATCCTTTTGATGATGCGCATGTTCAGGCTGGTCAAGGGACTGTAGCCTATGAGATTCTTGAAGAAGCCCGTAAAGAGTCTATTGATTTTGATACAGTACTTGTACCAGTAGGTGGTGGCGGATTGATTGCCGGTGTTTCAACTTACATCAAGGAAACCAACCCGACCATTGAAGTGATCGGAGTAGAAGCTAATGGTGCTCGCTCTATGAAAGCAGCCTTTGAAGCTGGGGGACCAGTTAAGCTCAAAGAAATTGATAAGTTTGCTGATGGGATAGCCGTACAAAAGGTTGGACAATTAACCTATGAAGCGACTCGTAAGAATGTTGAAACGCTGATTGGGGTGGACGAGGGATTGATTTCTGAAACCTTGATTGATCTTTATTCCAAACAAGGAATTGTAGCAGAACCAGCCGGAGCTGCCAGCGTTGCAGCCTTGGAAGTTTTATCAGATTATATCAAAGGCAAGACGATTTGTTGTATCATTTCTGGGGGCAATAACGATATCAACCGCATGCCAGAGATGGAAGAACGTGCCTTGATTTACGATGGAATCAAGCATTACTTTGTAGTGAATTTCCCACAACGTCCAGGAGCTCTACGAGAGTTTGTAAATGACATTTTGGGGCCAAATGATGACATCACTCGTTTTGAATATATCAAACGAGCAAGCAAGGGGACAGGCCCTGTCTTGATTGGGGTAGCCCTTGCCAATAAGCATGACTATGCTGGATTGATTCATCGAATGGAAAAGTTTGACCCATCTTATATTAATTTGAATGGGAACGAAACGTTGTACAATATGCTAGTTTAA